The following are encoded in a window of Roseimaritima ulvae genomic DNA:
- a CDS encoding IS1380 family transposase — protein MAQRKRKRPVLKRLRRQAVDFDFDGGTLTTDGGLLLLREVDRRLDLIRRLDQAIPDPRDPLHTVHPQAELLTSRIFAIAAGYEDGNDHDALRHDPAFQVAAGRVPAEHNYDGDHSPLASPSTHSRLENRIDTKTILRLNELLVDLFLESYEQPPEEIILDYDATDDTIHGNQEQRHFNGFYDGYCFLPLYVFCDDHLLVSHLRPSKVGAAHHARPITKLLIQKIRSRWPDVKIIIRGDSGFAIERLMRWCDKNDVGYVFGLQHNNVLDKQIACEMTQAQIRHGLYGGTQSVFKWFRYRTQKSWDCSRWVVGKAEYSSQGTNPRFVVTNLPSEEGIVDPTYRRVTIDGKRVRQLQDAGTLCSVAINPEEFYRTRYCPRGEMENRIKETQLGLFADRTSCSRFVANQFRLMLSSFAYVLLDGVRRLGLSDTKAARLRVDTIRLRLLKIAARVRVTSRRVVFHMASHCPSEALYEHVMQRLCRSD, from the coding sequence ATGGCACAGCGTAAACGAAAACGCCCCGTTTTGAAACGGCTCCGACGACAAGCGGTCGATTTTGATTTCGACGGCGGAACGCTGACCACCGATGGTGGCTTGCTGCTTCTGCGAGAGGTCGACCGAAGACTCGATTTGATTCGACGGCTCGATCAAGCCATCCCCGATCCTCGCGATCCGCTTCACACGGTCCACCCTCAAGCCGAACTGCTCACCTCCCGCATCTTTGCCATCGCCGCAGGTTACGAAGATGGCAACGACCACGACGCGCTGCGACACGACCCGGCGTTTCAAGTCGCTGCCGGGCGGGTTCCCGCGGAACACAATTACGACGGCGATCACTCCCCGCTGGCCAGCCCCTCAACGCACTCCCGATTAGAGAACAGGATCGACACCAAGACAATCTTGCGGTTGAACGAGCTCCTTGTGGACCTGTTTCTGGAAAGCTATGAGCAACCGCCCGAAGAAATCATCTTGGACTACGATGCCACCGACGACACGATCCACGGAAATCAAGAGCAACGGCATTTCAACGGCTTTTATGATGGCTACTGCTTTCTTCCCCTGTATGTTTTCTGTGACGACCACCTGTTGGTTTCGCACCTTCGCCCCAGCAAAGTCGGGGCCGCCCATCATGCTCGGCCGATTACCAAATTGCTGATCCAGAAGATCCGCTCCCGCTGGCCCGATGTGAAAATCATCATTCGCGGCGACAGCGGATTTGCCATCGAACGCTTGATGCGTTGGTGTGATAAAAACGATGTCGGATACGTCTTTGGCTTGCAGCACAACAACGTTTTAGACAAGCAAATCGCTTGCGAAATGACGCAAGCCCAGATTCGCCACGGACTCTATGGGGGCACGCAGTCCGTCTTCAAGTGGTTTCGCTACCGCACACAAAAATCTTGGGATTGCAGTCGCTGGGTCGTGGGTAAGGCGGAATATAGCAGCCAGGGCACCAACCCGCGTTTCGTGGTCACGAATCTCCCCAGTGAGGAAGGCATCGTTGATCCGACTTATCGTCGCGTTACTATCGACGGCAAGCGGGTGCGGCAGTTGCAGGATGCGGGAACGCTTTGCTCGGTGGCTATTAATCCGGAAGAGTTCTACCGCACACGCTACTGCCCGCGCGGCGAGATGGAGAACCGGATCAAGGAGACACAATTGGGGCTGTTTGCCGACCGCACCAGTTGTAGCAGGTTCGTGGCCAACCAGTTCCGCTTGATGCTTTCGTCCTTTGCATACGTGTTGCTCGATGGCGTGCGTCGCCTGGGACTTTCTGACACGAAGGCAGCACGCCTGCGCGTCGATACCATCCGTCTGCGGCTTCTCAAGATCGCCGCTCGCGTTCGGGTGACCAGCCGCCGTGTGGTCTTTCACATGGCGAGCCATTGTCCCTCCGAAGCTCTGTACGAGCACGTCATGCAGCGTCTGTGCCGCAGCGATTAA